In Roseofilum capinflatum BLCC-M114, the sequence TAGAGCCATTCTCTCTCTATTCCTTGATACGTTCCCTCCGCTCTACCGATGCCTAAATTTAACTCGGATAACCACACCGGTTCCCCGGACAATAATTCATATGCACCAGCTTTTAGTTCATAGACTTCCAGCTTCTGTTTCCTTTTCCGCAAAGGATTATAGATCGCATAATATAAAATTCCCAGTTGGGCATATTCTTCTTTTTTCTGAGTATATTCTTTCCGTCGTTTATGGGAAACCACTTCTAACACCAGGGTGGGCAATTTCTGCTCTTCCCACAGCACATAGGAGAAACGTAAATCCGAGTCAATAATTCTTGGTACACCCACACTCAAAAAGCCATCGGGGACAATAGCAGGTTGATTCGGATCGTAATAGATTCCCATGTCTACTCCAAAAAACCAATCCATCCGTTCTGCCCAAATTAAAGCCAGCATCGCCTTGAGCAAACTGGGAATTAAATCTTGTAGTTCGTTATCCACGGGAGTATCATCCGAATCGGGTAAATCTTCAGCAGAGGGTAAGCAAGCTCTGGGATTATAGTTGAGTAACATAGGCTTGTTGTGTATCTATCCATTACAGTATAGTTTAAGCAAGACCATACTTGGTATAAGGACGTTTGTATGGGGGATGTAAACCGAGAATAATATCTGAAGGGGGAACGCCTTTATCTACCAACTCTTGCACCTCTTGGACAATTTGACGATACTTTTCTAGTTTTTCCATTCGACAACCTCCTCTAAATTGGGGTCATATGCGATCGGGCTGAGACGGTTTCCTTACTCATATTAGCCTACAAATTTGAGATATTCTTGAAAAATAGGATTTAGGGTAAATGACGGTCGATCGCCCTGAACTGAATTTAATAGATAGCGCCTACTCAAAGACTGCAAACCATTCACAACTTCTAGAGAAGATAAGTTTAAAGCATTTCTTAAATCATCCCTGGAAAGAGGTGCTGTTGTCCGACTCATCTCTAAACTGATGTTTTGTTCTACTGGAGATAGCCTCATCCATAAGGTGTTCCAAAGTAATTTTATCTCTTCTGTAAATATCAAACTTTCCTCAGCAATAAACTCATTAACATGACCTGAAAAGACTTCTTTAATCAAACTAGAGATGGAGTGCAAATATAAAGGATGTCCGTGATAAAGATTACTGAGGTCTAGTAATTTTTCTTCCGGGGGTAAGCCCTGATATTGCAGAAATTCTACAGCATCAGTATTTAACCCTCCCAGTTCTAAAGATTGAATGGGGTATAACTGAGCATCCAAAGAAATCATTTCTGAAAATTTTTCTTGACTAATCAGGATTAAACAGCTTTGATGTGAAACTTCTGCCATCATTTGGAAAAATGTTCTATACTCTGTATATTCGGGCTTATACTGTCCCGCAAATTGTCCAGGAATAAATAGATTTTGTACATCATCAAGCACTAGCAAACATCGCTGATTCGATAATAGTTCAAAAACTTGGTTAATTTGTTCATCAAGCCCCAGGCTCTTTTCTATTTCTGGGTTAAAAGTTCCTAAAACATCATGTAGTAGATGATTGAGAACTTTGGAGAATTTCAAGCTTTTCCAGATTGCAGCATCCCAAGAATCTAAATGTAAGTCAATAAATTGCCTAACCAGCGTTGTTTTACCAATACCACTTAATCCCGACACTGCCATCAGACGAGTGGGTTGATTGAAAATAGACTCAGAAAGTTTTTCTAGTTCCTCGCTGCGTCCTTCAAAGTAAGTAATCTCAGGTGCGAGTGCTAAATCTATAAGAGAGTTCAGACTTGCTTGACTGTTTGTAGTAGTTGCTTGGTGTTTCTCTGATTTCTCCGGACATAAATTAAAGTGACTATGGATTCCAACACCAACTACTTGAGACGAATTAATTGGAATATTCCATCTTTCAATTGTCGCCCGAAAATTAGATTTATTCACATCTTCTTCTAACCGTTCTGACAAAATTCGCCATAGCTTATACCCCACATCTCTCACCCGACTCTCACTGCGATGGCATTCTTGAGCAATTTCTTCATAACTTTCCCCTTCCCATACCCCTTTGACTACAGCCTTTTGAATGTCATCTAAGTGTTTTCCTGTTTCAGCAAAGACGAGGCGATCGGCAAATTGTAACACTTCTGTAACAACCATAGAGTGAAGATAGAGTAAGGGTTTCCGCCATTATAACTCAGTATCATACAGGCTCTCACGATATTTCACGATTGTCATTGAAATATTTATTGATAAAACTCAGGCTTGAATAGGATATTTGAGTATTTAGTTATTTTCAAATTAAGGGGTATTATTTTTAATAATCTCTATGAAATAGGGTATGCACCATGACTGAAAACAAACAGGTCAAAATCCAGGTTAAACCTGAACAAATCAAAACGACTAAGCCTGATTCTTTATTTAAGAACCGTGCTACTTGCCAACGTCGTAGCTAGATAGCTATATTTTTTGCCTATCATGGCTTCTGGATTCAAAAAAGTTATGGTGGGCAAATATTTCTTGTTAACCTAGATTAAGGATAAATAATATGGAAACTACAGCTTACCAGCAGTCTCGCTACTTTCATGCTGTCGATGGTGGTAATGGAATTTTTTTGATTTATCATGCTCTCTTTAATCAGCCACGAGAAGTAGAAGAATCTGTTGTTGATTTTATCCATCTTTTTCAAGAACCTAAAACACTTGATGAAATTGCTGATTATTGTGAAGGTGATATAGAAGAAGTCGTTAAAACTTTAGCCGACTTGCATTTATTAGAATATGAGAGCAACGACGAGCTTGAGCTACTAGAAGCGTTGCATGAAGATTTTTTAACTGAATTAAAACAAGGAAATAAACTTCAGCGACTTGAATTAGCCATTAGTAATGCTTGCAATTTTGGTTGTAAACATTGTATGCACTTTTTGAATAATGATTTTGAAACTAGAAATTCTCCAGAATTAAACATGAGTGCTGAAACTGCGAAAGAAAGCATTGACAAATTTATTAAAAAAGTGCGATTGAGTGAAAACTCGTTGGTCAGAATTCATTTTGGCAATGGTGAACCTCTGCTCAACTGGAAAACTTTGCTGTTTGTTTTGGAATATTGTGAATCCATACCAGATATTCAATTCTTTTATGCAATTAATACTAATTTAAGCTTATTAAACTGCCAAAAAGCAGAAACACTCAAAAAATATAAAGTTAAGATCTCTACCTCTCTTGATGGACTCCGTGAAACCAACGATTTAATCAGGATTGATGCCAAGGGACAGGGGACTTTTGATAAGATTTTAAGCAAAATTCGTTTACTGGAATCCATTGAATATCCAATTGATGGGTTTTCTGTAACGGTGACAGATACAAATTTTGCCTTGATTGATGAACAGGTCATAGACTTGGGAAAATCTTTGGGTGTAAAAGATGTTTCAATGGATTTTGATCTGGTTCGTTCAACAGCAATTCCGATTGAAGATTGTGTCAACAAGATTATAGACTTACGGCGTTATGCTCATCAACAAGGATTGAATTTTTATGGCACTTGGGAAACTCCTTACAGAATCTTAATGTCCCACTCTTGGCTGTCTGAACCTCATGCATTTTGCCCATCAATGGAAGGTAAAACAATTGAATTTAATGTAGATGGAACTCTAAAAACTTGTGGGCATACCAATACAGTTGTAGGGAATTCACTAGAGTTTGAGAAATGTTTTGAACAAGGCAGTTTGTATATGCAACTTATTCAAAGTCGTTTACCCGGCAATAATCAATTCTGCAAGGGTTGTGAAATTGAAGGTTGCTGTGCGGGTCAATGTCATGTCACATTAGAATCTGCAAAAAAAGATTCTGATTTGGTTCAGCGTACTTGTGAACTAATGAAAAGGACAACTAAAAGACTTATTGTTGAGTATTTACAAGGAAGAGAATAATTTAATTATGGTTGATATTTGTTGAAATATTACTTTTTTTATTCAGTCAGAAACAATGAGTTTATGTCAGAAATATCAAAACCTAAATCTAGGTTTGTTTTGCCCCATAAAGGACAGACCCTTCAAGAGCAGATAGATAAAAATCAACCGGCTCTTGCCCTCTTAAAACAGTGGATAGAAGAAGAACCAACCCCAGAAGAAGTGCATGACCGAGAACAATATTGGCAAACGGTAAAGGAAATCATCGATCGCGAGCGTCCATCAGGCTTTAAGTTATATCATCAAGAATGATCGTCACGGGGTTACCCGATCGCCCCCCAATGCCCCCCAATCGAGTTAAGCTAGAGATCTGGTTGGGTTTAGTGGAGAATATCGATGGCAACACTCATACGTCGTCCTCTGTTAGTTGGTGGCTTAGGATTAGGGGCTATCC encodes:
- a CDS encoding Uma2 family endonuclease, which codes for MLLNYNPRACLPSAEDLPDSDDTPVDNELQDLIPSLLKAMLALIWAERMDWFFGVDMGIYYDPNQPAIVPDGFLSVGVPRIIDSDLRFSYVLWEEQKLPTLVLEVVSHKRRKEYTQKKEEYAQLGILYYAIYNPLRKRKQKLEVYELKAGAYELLSGEPVWLSELNLGIGRAEGTYQGIEREWLYWYDEQGERYLTPEEQIISAQQQLLSTEQQLLSTEQRALSAQQKAEKLAQKLRELGIDPDRLDP
- a CDS encoding radical SAM protein, which produces METTAYQQSRYFHAVDGGNGIFLIYHALFNQPREVEESVVDFIHLFQEPKTLDEIADYCEGDIEEVVKTLADLHLLEYESNDELELLEALHEDFLTELKQGNKLQRLELAISNACNFGCKHCMHFLNNDFETRNSPELNMSAETAKESIDKFIKKVRLSENSLVRIHFGNGEPLLNWKTLLFVLEYCESIPDIQFFYAINTNLSLLNCQKAETLKKYKVKISTSLDGLRETNDLIRIDAKGQGTFDKILSKIRLLESIEYPIDGFSVTVTDTNFALIDEQVIDLGKSLGVKDVSMDFDLVRSTAIPIEDCVNKIIDLRRYAHQQGLNFYGTWETPYRILMSHSWLSEPHAFCPSMEGKTIEFNVDGTLKTCGHTNTVVGNSLEFEKCFEQGSLYMQLIQSRLPGNNQFCKGCEIEGCCAGQCHVTLESAKKDSDLVQRTCELMKRTTKRLIVEYLQGRE
- a CDS encoding AAA family ATPase, with translation MVVTEVLQFADRLVFAETGKHLDDIQKAVVKGVWEGESYEEIAQECHRSESRVRDVGYKLWRILSERLEEDVNKSNFRATIERWNIPINSSQVVGVGIHSHFNLCPEKSEKHQATTTNSQASLNSLIDLALAPEITYFEGRSEELEKLSESIFNQPTRLMAVSGLSGIGKTTLVRQFIDLHLDSWDAAIWKSLKFSKVLNHLLHDVLGTFNPEIEKSLGLDEQINQVFELLSNQRCLLVLDDVQNLFIPGQFAGQYKPEYTEYRTFFQMMAEVSHQSCLILISQEKFSEMISLDAQLYPIQSLELGGLNTDAVEFLQYQGLPPEEKLLDLSNLYHGHPLYLHSISSLIKEVFSGHVNEFIAEESLIFTEEIKLLWNTLWMRLSPVEQNISLEMSRTTAPLSRDDLRNALNLSSLEVVNGLQSLSRRYLLNSVQGDRPSFTLNPIFQEYLKFVG